AATCTGGCGCGGCTGGTCGAGCCCGACATCAAGCAGTGACCGCAACGAGCGCAAGAGATGGCGTGCGAAACACCTCTCCCGAAGGGAGAGGTGGAGCACGCCGATCGTGCTTCGCCCGATGATGTCCTATGCGCTCGCCTTCAGCCCGCCGTCGGCGGTCCAGCGATCCGGCTCGGGGCTGTGCCCGATCAGCGCGAGGCCGTAGGCGATCGACTCGAACTGGTCGCCCGACATCAGCCGCTCGTTGCCGAACCTTTCGGCGAACAGGTTTCGCACCGCCGGCACGAATGAGGTGCCGCCGGTCAAAAACACCTTCTCGACTTCGCGCGCGGTGATGCGGGCCTCGCCCAGCACCTTGTCGACGGTCGCGCCGAGCCGCGCGATGTCGTCGGCAATCCAGGACTCGAACTTCTTCCGCGTGATGGCCGCGCCGATGTCGACGCCGCCGCCCCTGAAACGGAAGTCCACTTCGTCCTTGGCCGACAGCGCGACCTTGGCGTCCGACACCGCGCGGTACAGCGAGAAGCCGAGGTCGAGGTCGACGATGGTGATGAAATCCTCGAGCTGATCCGGCTTCAGCGCGGTGCGCGCGAGTTCGCGCAACTCGCGCAGGTCGCCGTTGCTCTTCATCAGCGCGAGCTGGTGCCAGCGCGCGAGGTTGGTGTAGTGGCTGTTCGGGATCGGCAGCACCTTGTCGAACGAGCGGAAGCTCGAGCCTTTGCCGAGCCGCGGCGAGACGACGTGATCGACGATGCGATAGTCGAACGTGTCGCCGGCAATGCCGATGCCGGCGTGGCCGAGCGGTTCGGCGCGCAAATGGCCGCCGGCGCGCGAGAAACGCATCACCGAGAAGTCGCTGGTGCCGCCGCCGAAATCCGCCACCAGCACGGTGGCGTCACGCTCGAGGCGCCGAGCGAAGGAGAACGCGGCGCCGACGGGCTCGTAGACATAGCGGGCATGACCGGCGCCGAGACGCTCGAAGGCGGCGCGGTAGCGCTGCATGGCAAGATCGTCGTCGGGATTGCCGCCGGCAAAGCGCACGGGACGGCCCACGGTGATGTTCGCCGCCTCGAAACCGAATTTGTCGCCGCCATGCCGCGCCAGCGTGCGCAGGAACGCAGCCAGAATGTCCTCGAACTTGAAGCGCTGGCGGAACACCTGCGTGGTGTTGAAGCTCGAGCTGGCCGCGAAGGTCTTGAACGACTGCAGGAAGCGGTAGACGTGGCGCCCTTCGAGAAATTGCTCGATCGCCCACGGCCCGCCTTCAGCCTGGGCGCCGGCGCCCGGCCGGTCCTCCCAGAAGCACAGCGCCGAGACGTAAGTGCTGTGGCGCAGTCCGCCGTGCTCGAAGCGGATGGCCTCGACCCGGCGGTCGTCCGCGGCGAGGGCCACGACCGTATTGCTGGTCCCAAAATCGATGCCGATCGAGACGGCGGGCGAGGCGCTCGACATGAACCACTCTGCGAGATGCTTGGAAAAGGGGGCGAACCACTAACGGCTTTGCATAGCCCTGGCAAGCCCTGATCCGTCATCTCTCAAGCGCGCTGAAAGCTCCCGTACGCCCCCTTGTGGAACACGAGCGGACTGCACATGGACTCCTCGCCCGAGATCACCTCGCCCAGAATGATGTCGTGATCGCCAGCCTTGTGGACGGTGGCAACGCGACAGCACAGCCGGGCCGCAGCTCCCTGCAACAGCGGCAGGCCGTCGGCGCTGAACGCCGGGGCCAAATCATCGAAGCGGTTCTTCAACTGCCCGGTAAAGCGGTGGGACAGCTCGGATTGATGCTGGCCCAGAATGTTCACCGAGAACAGGCCGCGCCGCCGGATCGCGGCTCCGGTCGTGCTGCCCTCGTTCATGCAGAACAGCAGCATGCAGGGGGCGAGCGAGACCGACGTCAGCGAATTGATCGTCGCGCCGAACAGCTCGCCGTTCCATTCGGTCGCGATGACTGCGACGCCGGTCGGAAATGTTCCCATCATCGACCGGAAGCGTTTGGAATCGATGGCGCTGCCGCTCAGCATCATCATCACTTTCGCAGCATGTGATAACTGAGCTCGCCGGGATCGGTGAGGTCAGGCACCTTCCAGCCGTCGAGGTCGTATTCGGCCATGCAATCCTCGGCAAAGCCCTTGAAGCGGTCGGCATTGCCGGAGGCTTGCGCGCCGAACAGGCAGTAGCGGCGTATCTCCTCGGTCGAGCCGCCATAATTGATCTCGTAAAGCTCATGACGGCCGCCGAACTCGCTGCCGATGCAGTCCCACAACAGTTTGAGCAGCTTGACGCGCTCCTCGGCCTTGTAGCCGTTGGAGCCGCGCAAGTACCGATCGAGATAAGGACGAATCTCGGGATTCTTGAAGTCACTGGAATGGCTGTTGAGGTAGATCAGGCCGGAGGCGACCGTCTGCTCGATCAGATACTTCACCTTGGTGTAGGCCATGGTGGCGATGATCTGGTAGGCGTTGCCGGGATCCATGTTCGGCAGCACGTAATCGCCGATCCACGGCTTGGGATCGCGCACCATCGCGTCCGACAGGCTCCAGAACAGGTTTCGCCAGGCGATCACTTCGCCGACATTGGCCTGCACGCCGCGATAGTCCTTGGTGCCGGCAGCCTCCGTTGCCTTGAGCAAGAGCCCGCTGATGAAGTCGAGCTTGACCGCGAGACGCGTGCAGCCGTGCACGACGAAGCGCGGGAGGAAGCCGGTGCGCGGGAAGAAATTGTTCGCCTTCTCGATATCGCCGTAGACGAAGACGTTCTCCCAGGGCACCAGCACCTTGTCCATGATGAACACGGCATCGTTCTCGTCGAGCCGGCTCGAGATCGGATAGTCGAACGGACTGCCCATCACGCTCGCGCTCATCTCGTAGGACGTGCGGCAGATGAACTTCACGCCGGGCGCGTTGGTCGGCACCATGAACACTGCCGCGAACTTCTTGTCCTGGAGCGGGATCAGGCCGTGATGCGCGACGAAGGTGTAGTTCGTCAGCACCGATCCCGTTGCCACCACCTTGGCGCCCGACACGATCAGCCCAGCGTCGGTCTCCTTCTCGATATGACAGCAGACGTCGGCGACCTCGTTCGGCGGACGGTCGCGATCGACGGGCGGATGGATGATGGCGTGATTGATGAAGGGCACGCGCTCCTGGCTGAATTTGTACCAGCGCTTGGCATTCTCTTGATACGGATCGTAGAAATCGGAGTTCGCGCCCAGCGTCGCGAGGAATGCGGCCTTGTAGTCGGGCGCGCGACCCATCCAGCCATAGGTGATCTTCGCCCATTCGGCGATCGCGTCACGCCCGGCGATCAGATCCTGCATCGACTTCGGCGCCTTGAAGAAGGCGTGCGTGGTGCTGCCATTGCCGGTGTCGGTCGGCAGCAGCAGCTTGTCCTTGTGCTTGTCGTCGTGCAGCGCGTCGTAGAGGCGGGCCACCATGCGCGCGGTGTTGCGAAAGGCGGGATGCGTGGTGACGTCCTTCACCCGCTCCCCGTAAATGTAGACCTCGCGATCGTCGCGCAGCGAGTCCAGGTATTCCGCGCCGTTCTGCGGACGCGTGACTTTGACGTTGCCGGTATGCTCCGGCGGAACGGCCCCGACGCCCTGCGTCTTGCCTGCCATCGTGCAATCTCCCTCAATTTGTTCGATTATCGAACGCATGTCCGTATTTCGAACTTGACGCGACGATACGGCCGCTCCTGCGGAATGGCAAGGGTCGGGAGGCTGGTCGGGAGGCTGGTCGGGCGGCTCGGGCGTGCAGCTCAGACGGTCATCGATGAGATCTGCTCGCTGATGCGGTTGAGCTCGGGAAGGAAATGCTCACGCATTTCGTTGCGGGTCGTTCGTGTCGAATGCGTCGAGAGATTGATGGCGCCGACGATCTGGCCGCCGCGATCGAGCACCGGCACGGCAAGCGCGCGCAGACCGCGCTCGAGCTCCTCGTCGACGATCGAGAATCGTTGCGCGCGATCCGCGCGGATACGGTCGAACAAGGCCTGCAGGTCGGTGATGGTTTGCGGCGTGTAGGCCTCGATCCGCTGCGACTTCAGCCTTCGCCAGATCTCGGCTTCGTCGAGATAGCCGAACAGAACGCGCCCCAAGGCGGTGTGCAGCGCGGGCAGCCGGCTTCCCACCGACAAGGCGGCGGACATGATGCGCCGCGCCGGCACGCGCGCGACATAGACGATGTCCGCGTCCTGCAGGATCGCGGCCGAGCAGGATTCGCCGAGCCGTTCGCTGAGCTCGCGCATCAGCGGCAAGGCGCGATCGATCCAGCTCTGCGTCGACAAGTAGGCAAAGCCGAGGTCCAGGATCTGCGGCGACAGCGCAAAGCTGCGGCCGTCCTGCACGACGTAGCCGAGCAAGGTCAGCGTGCGCAGCACCCGCCGTGCCGTTGCGCGCGATAGATCGGCGACGCTGGCGGCTTCCGACAGGGTCATGGACGGGCGCTGACGGCCGAAAGCGCCGAGCACGGCCAGCCCCTTGGCCAGCGTGGTCATGAACTCCTTGTCGTCGGGCTCGCTTTTGCGATGCCCCGGCTCGCTCTGGCGATGCACCTGCTCGCTCTGGCGATGCCCCGGATCTGCCTTGTGCTCTGTTGGCTGCGTCATGCGGCGGCCTGTTGACTCCGTTTGGGCGCTAGAAGACACTGGTCGAATTACGAACGTATGTTCGAATATCGAACGCCGGCCCGTGTGTCAAATCACACTGAGAATCCGGCGCATCCAAAAGGGGAGGACGCGCAGATGAATAGCAGCAGGATCAGCTCGGCTGATCGTCATTCCATCAATCGCCGCACGCTCCTGAAATACTCGGCCGCGACCGGGGCCGCGCTCTCCGTCGGGTTGAAGTCGCCGGCAATCGCCCAGACGCGCGCGATCAAGCTCGGCTACGTCTCGCCGCTGACCGGTCCCCTCGCCGCCTTTGCCGAGGCCGACAATTTCATCCTCGCCAATTTCAAGGAGGCGACCAAGGCCGGCATCAAGGTCGGCAACGCCACGGTCCCGGTCGAGGTGATCGTCAAGGACAGCCAGTCCAATCCGAACCGCGCCGCAGAAGTCGCCAAGGATCTGATCGTTCAGGACAAGATCGATCTCATGCTGGTGGCATCGACACCTGAGACCACCAATCCGGTGTCGACCCAATGCGAGATCGAGGAGGTGCCGTGCATCTCCACGGTCGCGCCCTGGCAACCCTGGTTCATCGGCCGCCAGGAGAACCCCGGTGGCGGGCCGCCGGCGTGGAAGGGTTTCAACTACACCTATCACTTCTTCTGGGGCCTCGAGGACGTCATCGCCGTCTTCACCAACATGTGGAGCCAGGTCGCGACCAACAAATCCGTCGGCGGACTGTTTCCCAACGATGGCGACGGCAACGCCTGGGGCGACAAGGTGGTCGGATTTCCGCCGGCGCTCGACAAAGGTGGCTACAAGCTGACCGACCCGGGCCGCTACCAGAATCTCACCGACAATTTCTCGGCGCAGATCGGCGCGTTCAAGTCGGCCAATTGCGAGATCGTCACCGGCGTGGTGCTGCCGCCCGACTTCACCACCTTCTGGAAGCAGTCTTTGCAGCAGGGCTTCAAGCCCAAGGTCGCGTCGATCGGCAAAGCAATCCTGTTTCCGGTCGCCGTCGAGGCGCTGGGCAAGGACGGTCACAATTTGTCCTCCGAAGTCTGGTGGACGCCGAACCACCCCTTCAAGTCCTCGCTGACGGGGATGAGCGCGAAGGACCTCGCCGGCGCCTATGAAAGCGCCACCAAGCGGCAATGGACCCAGCCGATCGGCTTCGTCCACGCATTGTTCGAGGTCGCCGTCGATGTCCTGAAGCGCGCCCCCGATCGCGACGGCAAGGCGATCACCACAACGATTGCCGCCACCAATCTCGATACCGTCGTCGGCAAGCTGCAATGGGGCTCTTCGAGCCTGCCGCCCTTTGCCGCCAAGAATGTCGCCAAGACGCCGCTCGTCGGCGGTCAGTGGCGGTTCAAGGACGGCAAGTACGACATCGTCATCACCGACAACAGGACGGCGCCGGCGATTCCCGTCGGCGGCAAGATGGAGCCGATTGCCTGATCGCGCGGCGCGCTGAAGACCCATGCTGCTGGAAATCGCCGGCCTCAGAAAGAGCTTCGGGGCGATCGTCGTGGCCGACGATCTGGACCTGACGATCGCGCATTCCGAGGCCGTCGGCATCATTGGCCCCAACGGCGCCGGCAAGACCACGCTGTTCAACCTGATCGCCGGCGGCTTGTCGCCGAGCGCCGGCCGCATGCGGTTCGACGGACGCGATCTTTCGGGCCTGCCGCCACAGGGACGCTGCCACGCCGGTATCGGTCGCACCCACCAGATTCCACAGCCGTTCGAGAATCTCACCGTGTTCGAAAATCTTCTGGTCGGCGCGGTTCACGGCCGGCGCAAGAGCGAGCGCGAGGCCGCGCAGGCCTGCGGCGAGATCCTCGACCAACTCGGTCTGCACAAGCGCGCGAACGTGCTCGCGGGCTCCCTGACGCTGCTCGAGCGCAAGCGGCTGGAAATGGCCCGCGCGCTCGCCAGCGCCCCGAGACTGCTGCTCCTCGACGAGATCGCCGGCGGATTGACCGAGGGCGAATGCGCCGAGCTCGTCGCGACGATCGGCGATATCCGCAAGTCCGGCGTCGCGATCCTCTGGATCGAGCACGTCGTGCATGCCCTGTTTGCCGTCATCGATCGCCTCGTCGTGCTCAATTTCGGACGCAAGATCGCGGAAGGCCCGCCGAAGGAGGTCATGCAGCGGAGCGACGTGCACCAGATCTATATCGGCATCGAGGCGTGAGGCATGCCGTTGCTCAGGACACACAATCTCACGGCCTTCTACGGCGACTTCCAGGCACTTTACGGCATCGATCTCGGCTTCGATGCAGGCGAGACCATCGCCATCATCGGGGCGAACGGCGCCGGCAAATCGACCTTCCTGAAGGCGATCGCGGGGCTCATCCCGTCTCGCCCGGACAGCGTTCTGCTCGACGGCCATCCGATCGGGGCGAAGCGCGCCGCCGACATCGTCAAGCTCGGAATTGCGCTGGTGCCGGAGGGGCGACGGCTGTTTCCCTCGCTGACCGTGGAAGAGAATCTTCTGATCGGCGGGCACGGCCGCAAGCTTGCTGGACCCTGGACGCTCGATCGGGTCTATGGCCTGTTTCCGGTCCTGAAGGAGCGGCGGGCTTCGGCCGCACCGATTCTTTCGGGCGGCCAGCAGCAGATGGCAGCAATCGGCCGCGCCCTGATGTCCAATCCCCGGGTGCTGCTGTGCGACGAGATCAGCCTCGGGCTTGCGCCGATCGTCATCGCCGACATCTACGCCGCACTTCCGCAGATCAAGGCAGAAGGCACCAGCGTCGTGCTGGTCGAGCAGGACATCGTGCAGGCGATGAAGGCCTCCGATCGCGTCTACTGCTTCCAGGAGGGGCGCGTCTCGCTCGAAGGCCGCCCCGGCGAGCTGTCGCGCGATCAGATTCACCGCGCTTATTTCGGTTGATGCGATGAACGGCCTTCTCGACGCGATCATCCAGGGTGTCCTGCTCGGCGGCCTCTACGCGCTGTTCGCAACCGGACTCTCGCTGATGTTCGGCGTGATGCGGCTGGTCAATCTTGCCCATGGCGACCTCATCGTGCTCGCAGCCTTCGTCATTCTGACGGTGAC
This genomic interval from Bradyrhizobium guangzhouense contains the following:
- a CDS encoding ABC transporter ATP-binding protein — encoded protein: MPLLRTHNLTAFYGDFQALYGIDLGFDAGETIAIIGANGAGKSTFLKAIAGLIPSRPDSVLLDGHPIGAKRAADIVKLGIALVPEGRRLFPSLTVEENLLIGGHGRKLAGPWTLDRVYGLFPVLKERRASAAPILSGGQQQMAAIGRALMSNPRVLLCDEISLGLAPIVIADIYAALPQIKAEGTSVVLVEQDIVQAMKASDRVYCFQEGRVSLEGRPGELSRDQIHRAYFG
- a CDS encoding 4-hydroxyphenylacetate 3-hydroxylase N-terminal domain-containing protein; this encodes MAGKTQGVGAVPPEHTGNVKVTRPQNGAEYLDSLRDDREVYIYGERVKDVTTHPAFRNTARMVARLYDALHDDKHKDKLLLPTDTGNGSTTHAFFKAPKSMQDLIAGRDAIAEWAKITYGWMGRAPDYKAAFLATLGANSDFYDPYQENAKRWYKFSQERVPFINHAIIHPPVDRDRPPNEVADVCCHIEKETDAGLIVSGAKVVATGSVLTNYTFVAHHGLIPLQDKKFAAVFMVPTNAPGVKFICRTSYEMSASVMGSPFDYPISSRLDENDAVFIMDKVLVPWENVFVYGDIEKANNFFPRTGFLPRFVVHGCTRLAVKLDFISGLLLKATEAAGTKDYRGVQANVGEVIAWRNLFWSLSDAMVRDPKPWIGDYVLPNMDPGNAYQIIATMAYTKVKYLIEQTVASGLIYLNSHSSDFKNPEIRPYLDRYLRGSNGYKAEERVKLLKLLWDCIGSEFGGRHELYEINYGGSTEEIRRYCLFGAQASGNADRFKGFAEDCMAEYDLDGWKVPDLTDPGELSYHMLRK
- a CDS encoding ABC transporter substrate-binding protein; amino-acid sequence: MNSSRISSADRHSINRRTLLKYSAATGAALSVGLKSPAIAQTRAIKLGYVSPLTGPLAAFAEADNFILANFKEATKAGIKVGNATVPVEVIVKDSQSNPNRAAEVAKDLIVQDKIDLMLVASTPETTNPVSTQCEIEEVPCISTVAPWQPWFIGRQENPGGGPPAWKGFNYTYHFFWGLEDVIAVFTNMWSQVATNKSVGGLFPNDGDGNAWGDKVVGFPPALDKGGYKLTDPGRYQNLTDNFSAQIGAFKSANCEIVTGVVLPPDFTTFWKQSLQQGFKPKVASIGKAILFPVAVEALGKDGHNLSSEVWWTPNHPFKSSLTGMSAKDLAGAYESATKRQWTQPIGFVHALFEVAVDVLKRAPDRDGKAITTTIAATNLDTVVGKLQWGSSSLPPFAAKNVAKTPLVGGQWRFKDGKYDIVITDNRTAPAIPVGGKMEPIA
- a CDS encoding IclR family transcriptional regulator domain-containing protein, with protein sequence MTQPTEHKADPGHRQSEQVHRQSEPGHRKSEPDDKEFMTTLAKGLAVLGAFGRQRPSMTLSEAASVADLSRATARRVLRTLTLLGYVVQDGRSFALSPQILDLGFAYLSTQSWIDRALPLMRELSERLGESCSAAILQDADIVYVARVPARRIMSAALSVGSRLPALHTALGRVLFGYLDEAEIWRRLKSQRIEAYTPQTITDLQALFDRIRADRAQRFSIVDEELERGLRALAVPVLDRGGQIVGAINLSTHSTRTTRNEMREHFLPELNRISEQISSMTV
- a CDS encoding Hsp70 family protein, which gives rise to MSSASPAVSIGIDFGTSNTVVALAADDRRVEAIRFEHGGLRHSTYVSALCFWEDRPGAGAQAEGGPWAIEQFLEGRHVYRFLQSFKTFAASSSFNTTQVFRQRFKFEDILAAFLRTLARHGGDKFGFEAANITVGRPVRFAGGNPDDDLAMQRYRAAFERLGAGHARYVYEPVGAAFSFARRLERDATVLVADFGGGTSDFSVMRFSRAGGHLRAEPLGHAGIGIAGDTFDYRIVDHVVSPRLGKGSSFRSFDKVLPIPNSHYTNLARWHQLALMKSNGDLRELRELARTALKPDQLEDFITIVDLDLGFSLYRAVSDAKVALSAKDEVDFRFRGGGVDIGAAITRKKFESWIADDIARLGATVDKVLGEARITAREVEKVFLTGGTSFVPAVRNLFAERFGNERLMSGDQFESIAYGLALIGHSPEPDRWTADGGLKASA
- a CDS encoding ABC transporter ATP-binding protein → MLLEIAGLRKSFGAIVVADDLDLTIAHSEAVGIIGPNGAGKTTLFNLIAGGLSPSAGRMRFDGRDLSGLPPQGRCHAGIGRTHQIPQPFENLTVFENLLVGAVHGRRKSEREAAQACGEILDQLGLHKRANVLAGSLTLLERKRLEMARALASAPRLLLLDEIAGGLTEGECAELVATIGDIRKSGVAILWIEHVVHALFAVIDRLVVLNFGRKIAEGPPKEVMQRSDVHQIYIGIEA
- a CDS encoding flavin reductase family protein, whose product is MMMLSGSAIDSKRFRSMMGTFPTGVAVIATEWNGELFGATINSLTSVSLAPCMLLFCMNEGSTTGAAIRRRGLFSVNILGQHQSELSHRFTGQLKNRFDDLAPAFSADGLPLLQGAAARLCCRVATVHKAGDHDIILGEVISGEESMCSPLVFHKGAYGSFQRA